A stretch of DNA from Arachis hypogaea cultivar Tifrunner chromosome 19, arahy.Tifrunner.gnm2.J5K5, whole genome shotgun sequence:
TAAACATTACCAATCAAGAACACATAACACAACATAAGGAACCAAAAAAAGATAAACATTACCAGACACTTAACATCGATAACACGACATAAGATCTTCGACGGAAGATCgtatttgagagagagagagagagagagagagagagagactaccTGGCACCAGGGAAAAGAGGACGAAGAGAGAACAGTTCAGCCATTATAGCACCCATTGCCCACATGTCTAAATGAGTGACAGAAAATTCAGTAAATAAAATGGTACTTATCATCACTCCAAACAGTATTAATTTGATCATTATCGCTGTTTAAAGCATATACTTACCAACTTTGGAGCTATACAGATAAGATTGAAGTAGCACTTCAGGAGCACGATACCTAACAGAAGCCAGCGTACAACTTATAAACTGCACAATACACAACTGAATAATTTACATACAAAAGTTGAAAGCACTTACCACCGTGTGGAGACATACTCAGTGTAGGGTGGTTGTGAACTGATCTCACGTGCTAGGCCAAAATCAGAATAGACCATAGTATAAATCTCCATTTGCTGCACAATAACAACTTCATTAAAATGTCAACCTAAATGATTCATAATTGATAGAAAAAGCTAGGTAATTCTTgagaagtttgaaaaaaaaaagctaacataCTCAAAAAGCATGTTCTCTATTTTATCATATAGCACATTTAACAAAGGATTCGGATGCAATGATAAACGTACCAGGCTTCAGATAACGGTGGAAGTATCCCCACTGGTGCATATAAGCAAGACCTTAGAAAACTTGAAAACACCAATTCCTAACTTCACCCTCAGAAAACATCTTCTCCATGTCTTTCATAAGTTGGTACAGGTTGCATTCCTAAATCACCCAAACAATTGAAACATCAATTACTGGACTTTGCACAAGATGATGCAGACCACATCTAATGAAGAACTAGCCACCCACCATGTACTCAAAAACAAAGTACAGAATGTCACTTTCTCGAATAACTTCCTTTAGCTTCACAATATTTGGGTGGTTCATTTTTCTTAGTGACTGTAAACCAAGAGAAATTGAAGTAAgttataaacagaaaataaaaagccATATAGCGATAATGTTAGTCCTCACAGCAGTGGCCATGGTTGCAgcaaaatagaatattcaaattgGATAGGAATTAAAAGCAATTACAACCCTGGGGATTCAAGATAAAGTAAGGACTAGAATTAAAATCAGAATATGGAAACCATAGCGGTGATAAAACAGAGCATACAAATTCAATCTAATCGATGGCAGCAGCGGTGGCGGAGCAGGACAGCATGAGAGCAGACCTCGTCCTTCTCCCTCTTGTCGCGTTTCTGCTCCTCTGTCTTCCGTGCATCTCTCATGCTTTCCACTCTCCTCTGCCCTAATCAGCGTTGACTGTGTCTGTGGTGACGAAGGCTTCGGCGGTTACCATGAAGTGCGGCGGCGCGTCGGTGGCCATGGAAGCACCGCGACAACAAGGCGTCACCTCCCTCCTGCGCGACGCTCCTCCTGATTCTCCCTCTCTCATGCACGACTCTTCCTCTCCAAACGACGCGATGGCAGTGACAGCACCAAGTCCCGCGGCGAGATGGCGACGCGGCGAGACACGAGCGGCGGGCTCCAGGCCGGCGGTGGCGGCTCGCGAGGACGACGACAACGAAGCAGCGATGGCCAGTGGCGCCTGCGCaaccttcctcttctcttcttccccctcggttctctctttctctccgcTATCCCTTTTccctcttttccttttactgctgcTGTGTCTTAGGTTGAATTGGGAAGAAAGGAAAACTGCTGCTGTGTATTGGTCAGAGAAGGGAAACATTGGCGGTGGCTAGGTTAGAAGGGGTTAGGACTTTTTGGGGATTAATTTAGGAATTAGGGTATAATTTGGGACAAAAGTGAAA
This window harbors:
- the LOC112780101 gene encoding uncharacterized protein, yielding MFPFSDQYTAAVFLSSQFNLRHSSSKRKRGKRDSGEKERTEGEEEKRKVAQAPLAIAASLSSSSRAATAGLEPAARVSPRRHLAAGLGAVTAIASFGEEESCMREGESGGASRRREVTPCCRGASMATDAPPHFMVTAEAFVTTDTVNAD